In Terriglobia bacterium, the genomic stretch CGCTGCCCAACAGCTTCTGGGAGTTGCAGCAATCGGCGTTTTTTCCTGACAACTTTGGTTTTCTGCGCTACGAAAGCAATAGCGCCGTCGCCACCAAGTCGTTCTTCATAGCGCCAACGGGCAACGTCGGTGTCGGCGTAGCTGCTCCCGCGAACAAGCTGAGCGTGGCCGGCGTAGTGGAGAGCACCACCGGCGGGTTCAGGTTCCCCGACGGATCGGTGCAGTCCACCGGGGCTGGCGCGGGAGGCGCGGCGCGCACGCGCGGCATCACCTTTCTGGCCGGCTGTGACACCTGCGGCGTGCTGGCGGACACGGACGATCAGAAAACCATTTACGTGAACGTAGTCGGCGCCATGACGTTTCAGTCGGTCACTTGTTACTCTGACACCGGCGCACCTGTCATCAACATTCAGCGCAACACCGGTTCTGCCGCCAATATCCTTGCGCCGGACCTGACTTGTTCGACCACCGGCGTCACTTCCACCAGTTTTGTCGCCGGCCAAAATGTTCTGAATGTCAACGATGTCCTGGATTTCTCGATGGTGACTGCCGGCGGAGCGGCCCACCGCGTGACCGTGGTCATCAGGACGCAACTGAACTGATCGCTGCCTCAGTCGCTAGTCACCTGGACCAGGCGTTTCTTAGTCGACGTGACCATTAGGTTCGCCCACCACGTGCCCCACGCATCGCCGTTCGGCGACTGCGGTGGGTGCTTGGGGAACGTCGGCGCGGCCGCATACTCCTGCAAAGTCCAGAAATCGGTGTCATTCAACGGATCCACGACCGTGGAGCTGTAATCGCCCCAGCGGTTCAGATTGTTCGGGTCGATGATGTAATAAAACGAGTCGCCGTTGTGGTAATTCACCGGGTCCCGCATCGAGCCGGCGGCGTCACCGGCAGCGTGGAACGAATAGCAGGCGCTGGGGTAGATGGTGGCGGCGAAGCAGGTGAACCCCAGCAAGACGTCGTTCTGCTTGTTCACCGCCAGGCTCGGATACGCGTAGAAGAAGGCCGCGGTGGTGTCCTCCACCCGGCCGAATTGCTGCACCGTTCCGTTTGGTAGGAACTGCCACCACTGCGCCGCGGTATGGGTCGGCGCGCTCGGGTTGACCACAGGCAGAAACACGTTTTGAGCAGCCCATATCGATCCGTTTCTATACACCACGCTCAGCATCCGGGTATCACCGTTGTCGACTTTCAATGTCGTTCCCTGCTGCGGAGCATCCACGGAGTGGAAGTCCCACGGAAAAGGAACGGACACCAACGGCGTTGTGGCGAAGACAATCGATTCGGACCCGGGAGTGCCCGTCAAAGCCGATACCGCTATGTACCCACGGCCTCCAGAATTTCCATTCCAGTTATTCACGTAGTACAGCGTGGTTAGGCTGTCGTCGTACGTCACCGCCGGCACCAGCGTGCCGCCCGTCGCCGTGGCGGTTTTGGCGTAAATTGTTGGCGCGTTGCTGTACAGGTCTGCCTTGGAAAAGTAGAACACCGTCGCCCCGCTGCTGGTGTTGCTGCCTATCGGAATCTGATTAAAGGTAACCGAAACCCAAGTACTGTTGAAACCGAGAGACGGAAAGTCGGCCCAAACCGAGTTCGTGTGATTGCTGTCGGCGGCGTAGAAGAACCGGTACCACATTCCGGTCGGGTCGCTGGTGGCGCTGACCGCCACATACACCTTGGAGTCTGGGGTATCGGAGCAGCAAGCCGCCGAGGTCAGCCAGCGATTGCCGTACGGATCGTAAAAAACTCTCGGATCGAACACATCGGCGCCTGAGGGCACACCCCAAAATGTTTCCGGCAGTACCCGGCTGATGTTGGTGCCGTCGCGTCGCTGGATCAGCACGCCTTCGTTGAGCGCTACGACAATATGGTTGGGGCCGACTGCGCCATCGGTATCGGGCGGGATGGTGGTTCCGTCGTCCGACATTCCCTGGAAGTTCATCGTCGGGCTTGGCGACACCACCAGGGGTCGCGGCGCGCTAGCCCCCGGCGAAGTGCCCAGAGTTGGCGCTTGCGCCAAGGGTCGCACCGCACTCGGCGGCACCTGTTGCGGTGGAGCTTCCTCAATCTGGCGGGTCGCGCGCCACGGCCGCGGTAGCACCGGTCGGCGCGCCTCTTGCGCCGCCAGCTCGCTAAAATTCATTACCGACCTGCTCACCAGCCGAGGCACGCTGACCGTTGCTTTCTCCTGTCCGCGCAGGTCGCCGTTCAGGAGCAACACCGCCCCGCAAGACATCGCCAAGACCAACGTTTGCGCGCCGGATTTCACACCTGAAACGCTCAGAAACACGCAGTGAGCCTCCTCAGTCGCTGGTCACCTGGAACAAGCGCTTCTTGGCTGTCGGCACCGCGAGGTTCGCCCACCACGTGCCCCAACCGCCGGTGCATGTTGCGCACAAATTGATCGACGAGGCGTATTCCTGCAGTGTCCAGAAGTCCAGATCATTCACTGGGTCCACTCGGGTCGCACTGTAGTCGCCCCAACGGTTGCGCGTGCCCAGGAGAACATAGTAGAAGGCTTCCCCGGTTTTGTACGTAAAGGGCGGCTGAACGGCATTGATGCCGGTATTAAAAGGCGCGAACGCATACGCTGCCTCGGCAAAAATGGACGCCGAAAAATGCGAGAAGCCCAGCAATACGTCGTTCTGCCGGTTCACCGCTATGGATGGATAAGCGTAGAAATTCACCGCCGTCGAGTCGTCGATGCGCCCGACCTGCTGCACCGTTCCCGTGGTTGAAAGCTGCCACCACTGAATCGCGGACCGCGTGACGCCGGTCGCCGGCAGGAATACCGTTTGTACCGCCCACAGCGATCCGTTGCGATAGACCACGTCGTGCATGCGGTCGTCGTCGCTGTCGATTAAATGATTGGCATCGCTATTGAGCTGCGGCGCAAAGTTGTCGGTGGGGGGAGCCATGGCCCACGGATTAGGCGTGGAGGCAAACGGCCCCTTCGTGTAGCTCTCGCTTCCCACCGCACCGGTAATGGTGTTGATGCGCAGATATCCGCTGCCGCTGGAGTTCCCATTCCAGCGTTGGACCAGGTACATGGTGGTGAGATTGTTATCCAAGGTGACAGCGGGAGACAGCGTGAACCCGCCGTTCGTGTCATCGAACACAGCCGCGTGCAAGGTGCTGGCCCCGGTCATCAACCCGTTGATGTCAAAGGCGAAGATCGTGCCCTTGCTGTAAGTGTTGGTTGAGATGGTATACATGTTCAGCGTCACCACTACCCAAGTCTTATTGAAGCCCACCGAAGGGAAGTCGCCCCAAAGCGTCGGCGTGGTGGAGTTCCCGAACGCGGTCTGATCGGCGGGGAAGCTGTACGTCGTCCAAGTCCCGGTGGGATCGTTTGTTTGCGACATCGCGATGTACAAAACTGAATTCGTCTTGTACAACGCCGCGATAGATACGAAAATCCAGCGATCGAGGAACGGGTCGTAAAGCACGCGAGGATCGATAGCGTAGTTCCCGTTGTCCGGAGACCTGCCCCAGAAAGCGCTCAATCCTATGCCTGGTTTGGCGGTGCTTCCTGTCCGCGTTTGAATCAGCACACCATTATTGAGCGTGACCATGAGGTGATTGGGCCCCACGGCTGCCTGGGTATCGGCGGGTATCCACCAATAACCGTCGAAGCTCATACCCCGCAGGCCGGCAAAGCTGACGCTCGGCGCGGGAGAAGGCGCCTGTGCGGCGGAGGCTTGCAGCGCGAGCCGCGGCGCGAACTTGGCTTTCGCCGCGGCAGCCGCGGCGACTTCCGGCGGGACTGGGAATGGAGCCGGAGGCTCGCCTTCCTCAATCGATATCGGTGCAGCGGGCTCGCTATGCGGTAATGCGGCCTGCCGGCGCGCGACCTCGGCGTAATGCACCACCGCGCGAGACTGCCCCACTGCGTTCTTGCCAGCCACAACCTGGCCCGAGGCGTGGCCGGTGAAGATCAGAATGGACACAAGGACTAACCGGCGGTTCGCCCCAGCGGAGGACACCCTGTCTCTTCTGTCACCAGCGCTCAGGAACATTCGGCGGAGACTCCCTTGGCGTTCTTGCGGTCTGATTTCTGCGGATAACCAATACGGTATCCGAGTCGCACCACAAGTCAAGCCATTTGACTCGAATCGCTCATGCTCCTGGAGGGGTCTCGGGGCAGCGCAGCCGACAACCGTCGCCTTGCTGCCCCGCCTGCTTCGTGTCGGTGGCATCGTGGGCATCGCTGACCGCAGCCCTCGCACCCGGACTGTGGGCGTCGCTTTTGAATCGCTTCTCCCGTTTTGACGCTATTCCCGTTCCAGAACGCTGGGACGGTCGTACGCTTCCTTTGCCATTTCCGGCCAGCCCGTTCCTCGTGTTTCCGCTCCTGTTCAAGCGCGTGTCGCTCGGCCGTTCAAGCACGAGATCGTCGACCTGGGCGGGGAGAGCGACCTGCTGATGAAGCTGCGGCCGGTGGCTCTTTATTACAAGGCTGAACTCGACGAGACGCAGACGCGGCAGTACGGGGTGGTGGCCGAGGAAGTGACGCAGGTGGCCCCGCACCACCCTCGTCACGAATCACGCTCGTCAACGTGTGGAACAAAACTACATTCTGCCGTGCCGCCTCCTGCGGGAACGCACCTCAGAACCCCAAAGTGGACCAGAAACAGCAAAGGCGCGGCCCCCGCCGCGCCAACTGAAGCTGAAACTCGAAACTGACACTACTTACCCAACGCCTCCACGATCCGGTCAAAGTCCTCCAGCGACTTGTACTCGATCACTACCTTTCCCTTCCCGTTCTTATCCTGGATCTTCACGCGGCACCCCAGCCTGCTCTCCAACTCCATCCGCGCCGCGCGCACGTTCGGGTCTTCCGGCTGTTTCTGACGCTCCTTCCAGTCCCCTTCACTCACCGGGCCCAGGTACGCCAGATGGTTTACCAGCATCTCGGTCTGGCGCACCGACATGTTCTCGCGAATCACCTTCTGCGCCGCCGCCGTCATCACTGTCGGATCGTCGATCGACATCAACTCTTTCGCGTGCCCAAAGCTCAGCTCGCGTCGCGCCAGGGCCGTCCGTATCTCCGGCGGCAACTTCAGCAGCCGCAACAGGTTGGCGATCGTCCCGCGATCCTTGCCGGTCCGTTTCGACATTTCCTCCTGCGTCAGGGCAAACTCGCGGCTCAGCCGTTCGAATGCGTACGCCATCTCCAGGCAGTCGAGGTCCTCGCGCTGCAGGTTCTCGATCAGCGCCAACTCCATGGCCTGCTCGTTGGACACCTGGCGCACGATCGCCGGCACCGTCGTCCGCCCCGCCAGCTTCGAGGCCAGCCACCTCCGCTCCCCCGCAATGAGCTGGTACTTGACCGGCAATGGGGCGCCGAAGCCCGCGCCCGCGATTGCTTCGTGTCGCACATATCCTGCCCTGAGCTCGTCGAAGGGCGCCCACGCCTGTGTGCCTTCACCCGTATTAGGAATTGCCGAAGCGCGCTCGCCCTCGAGCGCGGTCCCCGCCACTGGGCCGTCGGCCGTCGACCGTCGACCGTCGACAGGAGAATTATATCGTAATACGATAGGTTGCAGCACGCCCTGCGCCCGGATGGACTGCGCCAGTTCCTGCAGCGCCGTCTCGTC encodes the following:
- a CDS encoding ParB/RepB/Spo0J family partition protein — its product is MQELAQSIRAQGVLQPIVLRYNSPVDGRRSTADGPVAGTALEGERASAIPNTGEGTQAWAPFDELRAGYVRHEAIAGAGFGAPLPVKYQLIAGERRWLASKLAGRTTVPAIVRQVSNEQAMELALIENLQREDLDCLEMAYAFERLSREFALTQEEMSKRTGKDRGTIANLLRLLKLPPEIRTALARRELSFGHAKELMSIDDPTVMTAAAQKVIRENMSVRQTEMLVNHLAYLGPVSEGDWKERQKQPEDPNVRAARMELESRLGCRVKIQDKNGKGKVVIEYKSLEDFDRIVEALGK